Below is a genomic region from Methylobacterium sp. FF17.
GCCACGGGCCTGGAGCAGGGTGATGAGGTGCACCGAGACCATGGCCGTCACGGTGCCTCCGAGGGTCAGCACGCCCGCCATGAGGAGGAAGGCACGGCGCTCCCGCCCATCGAGCCGGACGCCGCGGACCGGCCCCACGGATCGCGCGACCGGGTGTGCGGGTGGCCGGGGGATCGCGAGCAGGACGAGGGGCAACGTGACCGCGAGATGAAGCCCGGCATAGGCGAGGCAGGTCCCGCGCCAGCCCACCTGCTCGATCAGGAAGGCGGAGAGTGGCCAGCATACCGTGCTGGCGAAGCCGCCCCAGAGTGTCAGCGTCGTGATGGCGCTCCGTGCCTCGGAGCCGTAGAGGCGCCCCAGCGTGGCGAAGGCCGGATCGTAGAGTCCGGTGCCCATGCCCAGACCGACGAGAAGCCAGCCCGCCAGGTAGGTCGGAAGGTTCGGGGCCAGGCCGAGGATGGCGAGGCCCGCGGCCAGGACCAGGGCCGCAAAGGCCAGGACGGGCCGGCCTCCATGCTCCCCGATGAAGGCTCCCACGCGCGGCGAGACCAAACCCGCGACGAGGAGGCCCAGGGACAGGCCAGCGATGACCCACGCCAACGGCCATCCCGTATCCTCCGACATCGGGGCGGCGAGCACCGACAGCAGGTAGAACGAGGAGCCCCAGGTCAGGATCTGGACGACCCCCAGGGCCGAGATCACGGGCCAGCGGCGCGTCGGAGCCATCGGTCCGCTACCCAGCCCCGAGCACGGGGAGCCAGAGCGCCAGGGCCACCAAGGTGACGAGCAGCACCGGCGGCGTGATGACGAGGCCGACCCGCATGTACTGGCCCCAGGTGATGTGCTGGCCCTTCGTGTCGAGGACGTGCAGCCAGAGCAGGGTCGCCAGGCTGCCAATGGGGGTGAATTTCGGGCCGAGATCGCACCCGATGACGTTGGCGTAGATCATGAGCTCACGCGTCAGCGGCGACAGGTCCGGGGCCTGCTGGATGGAGAGCGCACCCACCAGCACGCTCGGCATGTTGTTCATCACCGAGGAGAGGATGGCGGCGGCGAACCCGGTACCGAGGGTGGCGACGAACGGACCGTGGCCCGAGAGCCGGACGAGCCCTTGCGCCAGGTAGTCGGTCAGGCCGGCATTCTTCAGGCCGTAGACCACGAGGTACATGCCGAGGCTGAACAGCACGATCTGCCAGGGGGCCCCCGAAAGAACCGTGCGGATGGGGATGATCCGGCTGCGGTTGGCCAGGGCCAGGAGGACGAGCGCCCCCGCGCAGGTGACCACCGAGACCGGCACGCCAAACGGGGCCGTCACGAAGTAGGCGACCAGCAGCAAGCCGAGGAGCGGGAAGGCCGCCCGGAAGACCAGCGGGTCCTTGATCGCGTGACGTGGCGCTTCCAACTCGGCCACCGGGTAGGTGGCGGGCAGGTCGCGCCGGTAGAACAGCCACAGCACCACCAGGGTCACGGCGAGCGAGACCAGGTTCACCGGCACCATCACGGCGGCGTATCGGCTGAAGGTGATGTCGAAGAAGTTTGCCGAGACGATATTGACGAGGTTCGAGATCACCAGCGGCAGGGAGGTCGAGTCCGCCACGAATCCGCAGGCGACGATGAAGGCCAGCGCCGCCGCCGGCTTGAAGTCGAGACGGAGCAGGATCGCCAGCACGATGGGGGTGAGCAGCAGGGCCGCGCCGTCGTTGGCGAACACCGCCGCGATGGCCGCCCCCAGCAGGATGACCAGCGGGAACAGCCGGTGCCCCCGTCCGCCGCCCCAACGGGCGATGTGCAGCGCCGACCAGTGGAAGAAGCCGGCCTCGTCGAGCAGGAGCGAGATGATGATCAGCGCCACGAAGGTGAAGGTGGCGTCCCAGACGATGTGCCAGACCACCGGGATGTCACCGGGGCTGATGACTCCGGTGGCGAGCGCCACGGCGGCCCCGATGAGAGCGCTCCATCCGATCCCGAACCCCTTCGGCTGCCAGATGACGAAGACGAGGGTGACCACGAAGATGGCGAGCGCGAGCATCGGGACCGTTTCTTGTTCTTTGAGAATTGGAACGGCTTAGGCGGTGGCGACGCGGCGCCCGTGCGCGTCGACCACGCGCTCGCCGTCCTCCTTGACGAACTCGCCCTGCTGGGCCGGCAGGAGGTCGAGGACCTTCTCCGAGGGCCGGCACAGCGCGATGCCCTTCGGGCTCACCACCAGGGGGCGGTTCAGCAGGATCGGGTGCTCGGCGATGGCATCGAGAATCCGGTCGTCCGTCAGGCTCTCGTCGGCGAGGCCGAGCTCGGCGTAGGGCGTGCCCTTCTCGCGCAGGAGGTCACGGACGGTGACGCCGGCCCGGTCGGCGAGTTGGCGCAGCAGGATTCGGTTCGGCGGAGTCTTGAGGTACTCGACCACGTGCGGTTCGAGGCCGGCGTTGCGGATGAGGGCCAGGGTGTTGCGGGACGTGCCGCAATCCGGGTTGTGGTAGATGACGACATCCATCAGGCGATCTCCGTGCAGCAGGTGGACAGAGCGGCAACGGCCGGGGCGCAGACCTCCGGACGCCCCTGGCAGCAGTCGCGCATCAGGAACTGGAGGAGTTCCGACAGGTCCGGGTAGGCCGCGCTGTAGATGATCGAGCGCCCCTCGCGCCGGGACGTGACCAGCCCGGAATGCGAGAGCTCCTTCAGGTGAAACGACAGGTTGGTGCCCGACACGCCGACCGCCTCGGCCAGACTGCCGGCCGCCATGCCGTCGGGCCCGGCGGTGACGAGCTGGCGCACGATGCGCAGGCGGTGCTCCTGGCCGAGGGCCGCGAAGGCGGCGACGGCTTGCCGTTCGTCCATCATGATGTCAATACTTCAACCATCATTGAAACGTAGAGGAACAAACCGTCTTGGACAAGCCCCTCCCGCCCTTCGCCGACGGCTTGCCGAACCTCAGTGAGGGGCACTTCGAGGTCCCGGGAGCGGCCGACCTGCAGGTGCAGGCACCGTTCACACACGCCCCACGCTTCCTGATCCTGTACGGCTCCCTGCGGGAACGCTCGTTCAGCCGCTTCCTGGCCCACGAGGCCGCGCGCCTCCTGGAAGCGATGGGCGGAGAGGTGCGGATCTACGACGCGCATGGCCTGCCGCTGCCGGACGATACCACCGCCGATCACCCCAAGGTCCAGGAACTGCGGAATCTCTCGATCTGGTCGGAGGGGCACGTTTGGGTCAGTCCTGAACGCCACGGCAACATGACCGGGGTCATCAAGAGCCAGATCGACTGGTTGCCCCTGTCGGAGGGCTCGGTGCGCCCGACCCAAGGGCGGACCCTGGCGGTGATGCAGGTCTCGGGTGGCTCGCAGTCGTTCAATGCCGTCAACGGCCTGCGCATCCTCGGGCGCTGGATGCGGATGATTACCATCCCCAACCAGTCCTCGGTGCCGATGGCCTACAAGGAGTTCGACGAGGCCGGCCGGATGAAGCCAGGGCCGCTCTACGACCGGGTGGTCGACGTCTGTGAGGAGTTGGTCAGGTTCACGCTGTTGACCCGCGAGCGCGCCTCCTACCTCGTCGACCGCTACTCCGAACGCAAAGAGCGCGAGCCCGAGCGCCTGAAGGCCGTGGCCGCCGATATCGGGTTCGGAAAGCGACCCTGAACACGCCCGTGCCGGGCGGGCATTCGCGCTTGCCGTAGGCGAATTTGCACACCAGCATCGTCCCTGCACTCACGGAGAGGGTGATCGGGGCCGCCGCGATCGGCAGGTCCAGGGATTTCGAGAGGGATGCGATCGATCCGGGCCGGATCGCCTTCGCGAGGCCGGCGAGAGGCCCGATCCAAGGCCCGGCGATGCGTCGCCGGGTGCGGCCCCGCACAGCCGTGCCGATCCGGAGCGTCGAGGCCCTGGCCGTGGGGTGCGCAGAACACAGATGACACCGTTGACGGTACCGGCCGAAAGCCGCGCGCCGTCCGTTTGTCCTTGAAACAACGCGAGACCCCCGAATGCCTTCCTTGTCCGACCCGATCCGCATCGGCGCGATCGACGCCAAGAACCGCGTCTTCATGGCCCCCCTGACCCGTGGGCGTGCCACCGCCGGGCATGTGCCGACCCCGATCATGGTGGAGTATTACCGCCAGCGCGCCAGTGCCGGCCTCATCCTCACCGAAGCCACCGGCATCTCGCAGGAAGGGCTCGGCTGGCCCTTCGCACCGGGCATCTGGTCCGACGAGCAGGTCGAGGCCTGGAAGCCGATCGTCCAGGCCGTGCACGAGGCGGGCGGGCGCATCGTCTGCCAGCTCTGGCACATGGGCCGCATCGTCCATCCGGACTTCCTCGGTGGCCAGAAGCCGATCTCGGCCTCCGCCACCACGGCCCCCGACGCCGCCCACACCTACGAAGGCAAGAAGCCCTACGCGGAGGCCCGCGCGCTGCCGATCGACGAGATCCCGCGCCTGCGTGCCGATTACGACCGCGCCGCCCGCAACGCGATCCGGGCCGGCTTCGACGGCGTCCAGATCCATGCGGCGAACGGTTACCTCATCGACCAGTTCCTGCGCGATGGCGCGAACCTCCGCACCGATGCCTATGGCGGCTCCATCGAGAACCGCATCCGCCTGCTGCGCGAGGTGACCCAGACCGTGGCGGACGCCGTGGGTAAGGACCGCACGGGGGTACGCCTGTCGCCGAACGGCGCGATCCAGGGCGTCGATGATTCCAACCCCGATGCCCTGTTCGGCGCGGCGGCCGCTGCCCTATCGGAGATCGGCATCGCCTTCCTGGAACTGCGCGAGCCCGGCCCGAACGGCACCTTCGGCACCGCCAACCACGCGCCGGTGGCACCGACCATGAAGGCGGCGTTCAAGGGCCCGCTGATCCTGAACTCGGATTACGACGGCGCCCGTGCCCAGCAGGCCCTCGACGCGGGGGAGGCGGAAGCCATCGCGTTCGGCCGTCCGTTCATCGCCAATCCGGACCTGCCCGCGCGCCTGGCCCAGGGTGCCCCGCTGAACAAGGACGAGCAGAAGACCTGGTACAGCCAGGGCCCCGAAGGCTACGTCGATTATCCCACGCTTGACACGGCCAAAGCCGCCTGATCCAGGCCGACCCGGCCCGTTGCGACGCCCGCCTCTCATGTCCGTCCAGGCCAGGAGGCGGGCGTCCTGTTCGTGATGTGATGGCACGCCCTCGACCCGCGGTCACGCCTGTGCACGGCACAGCTATCGTTCGTGCGGGAGACGCCCTATGGGTTGTGTTCGACGAGGATCTTCGCGTTTGCCTTCGACCACTTCCTGCTCAACCGCGACGACTGAGTGGACCGAAGCCGAGCGGCTGGCTGAGCTTCGCAGCCTCGATTTCGACACGCCCGGGCTGCAGCGGAGCTACGATGACCTGACCCGCGTCGCCGCCCTGGTCTGCGCGGCGCCCATCGCCCTCGTGAGCCTGGTCGAAGACGAGCGGCAATGGTTTAAGGCTCGGGTCGGGTTCGACGTGTCCGAGACGCCGCGCCAAGTATCGATCTGCGCGCACGCGATCGAGGCCGACGCGATCCTGGTGATCGGCGACCTGACCCTGGATCCGCGCACTTGCGACAACCCCCTCGTCACCGGGGAACGCCGCCTGCGCTTCTATGCCGGCGCGGTGATCCGCGCCCCTTCGGGCATTCCCCTCGGCACCCTGTGCGTCCTCGACCCGGTCGCGCGTCCCGACGGCCTGACGCCCGTGCAGGCCGAGACCCTGGAGGCCCTGGCGCGGCAGGTCTCGACGCTGATCGAGCTGACCCGGACCCGGAGCGCGGTCGATGCCCGCGAGGCGGACCTCGCCGCGAGCGAGCGCCGCTTCCAGGTGATGACCGGGGCCATGCCGCAGATGGTCTGGACGACGCGGGCGGACGGATATCACGACTTCTACAACGACCGCTGGTACGAATTCACCGGCATGCCCTACGGCTCCACGGACGGCGAGGCCTGGAACGGCATGTTCCATCCCGACGACCAGGAGCGGGCCTGGGCCCGCTGGCGCCACAGCCTCGCGACGGGCGACCCCTACGAGGTGGAGTACCGCCTGCGCCACCATTCGGGGTCCTACCGCTGGACCCTGGGCCGGGCCATGCCGCTGCATGATCCGCAGGGCCGGATCGAGCGCTGGTTCGGCACCTGCACCGACATCGAAGACCTGAAGCGGGCGGAATCGGAAGCGCGCAAGCTCGCCGCCATCGTCGAGCAGTCCCAGGACTTCATCGGCATGACGGACGGGCAGGGCTTCGTCCAGCACATCAACGAAGCGGGTCGCCGCCTCGTCGGACTGGCCGATCCCACGGCCATCGCCGGCACCCACGTGCTCGACTACTTCATGCCCGAGAGTCAGGCGATCGTGTCCGGCACGGTGCTGCCCGCGGTGGAGCGGCGAGGCTGGTGGGAGGGCGAACTCGCCTTCCGCCACTTCGGAACGGGGGAGGGGATCGCGGTCCTCTACAACATCTTTCCCGTCCGCGACGAGGCCGGCACCTTCGTCGGCTACGCCACCGTCACCCGGGACCTGCGCGAGCGCAAGCGCGCGGAGGAAGCACGCGACCTCCTGATCAAGGAGCTGTCGCACCGGATCAAGAACATCTTCGCGGTGGTCGGCGGCATCGCCGGGCTCTCCGCGCGCACCGATCCCGCCGCACGCCCGTTCGTCTCGGCCTTCCGCGAGCGCCTGGCCGCCCTGGCGCAGGCCCACGAATACGTGCGGCCGCACTCGCCCGCGAGCGCCCCGGCGGTGAAGGGCCAGACGCTGTTCGGTCTGATGCGGCTCATCATGGCGGCCTACGCGCAGGACGGACGCGAGCGCATCGTCATCGCGGGCGACGATGTCGATGTGGGGGAACGCGCGGCCACGGCCCTGGCGCTGATCATGCACGAGCAGGCCACCAATGCGATGAAGTACGGCGGGCTCTCCACGCAAGGCGGGAGCGTGAGCCTCACCGGACGACGGGAGGGCGCGGCCTACACCCTGACCTGGGCGGAACGCGGCGGCCCGACGGTGACCGCCCCCCCGACGCGGCAGGGCTTCGGCACCGTGCTCGCCCAGCGCAGCGTGGCGGGC
It encodes:
- a CDS encoding arsenic transporter gives rise to the protein MLALAIFVVTLVFVIWQPKGFGIGWSALIGAAVALATGVISPGDIPVVWHIVWDATFTFVALIIISLLLDEAGFFHWSALHIARWGGGRGHRLFPLVILLGAAIAAVFANDGAALLLTPIVLAILLRLDFKPAAALAFIVACGFVADSTSLPLVISNLVNIVSANFFDITFSRYAAVMVPVNLVSLAVTLVVLWLFYRRDLPATYPVAELEAPRHAIKDPLVFRAAFPLLGLLLVAYFVTAPFGVPVSVVTCAGALVLLALANRSRIIPIRTVLSGAPWQIVLFSLGMYLVVYGLKNAGLTDYLAQGLVRLSGHGPFVATLGTGFAAAILSSVMNNMPSVLVGALSIQQAPDLSPLTRELMIYANVIGCDLGPKFTPIGSLATLLWLHVLDTKGQHITWGQYMRVGLVITPPVLLVTLVALALWLPVLGAG
- the arsH gene encoding arsenical resistance protein ArsH, giving the protein MDKPLPPFADGLPNLSEGHFEVPGAADLQVQAPFTHAPRFLILYGSLRERSFSRFLAHEAARLLEAMGGEVRIYDAHGLPLPDDTTADHPKVQELRNLSIWSEGHVWVSPERHGNMTGVIKSQIDWLPLSEGSVRPTQGRTLAVMQVSGGSQSFNAVNGLRILGRWMRMITIPNQSSVPMAYKEFDEAGRMKPGPLYDRVVDVCEELVRFTLLTRERASYLVDRYSERKEREPERLKAVAADIGFGKRP
- a CDS encoding MFS transporter; the protein is MAPTRRWPVISALGVVQILTWGSSFYLLSVLAAPMSEDTGWPLAWVIAGLSLGLLVAGLVSPRVGAFIGEHGGRPVLAFAALVLAAGLAILGLAPNLPTYLAGWLLVGLGMGTGLYDPAFATLGRLYGSEARSAITTLTLWGGFASTVCWPLSAFLIEQVGWRGTCLAYAGLHLAVTLPLVLLAIPRPPAHPVARSVGPVRGVRLDGRERRAFLLMAGVLTLGGTVTAMVSVHLITLLQARGVALSSAVAYGALIGPSQVGARIVEMAGKGRHHPLWTLTAAMVLVAVGVAMLAAGLPLVGLALILYGAGNGIYSIARGTVPLALFGPERYAPLVGRLARPSLVAQALAPSLGAVVLTHAGADATYALLAVLALVNVALAVSLWRVR
- a CDS encoding ArsR/SmtB family transcription factor gives rise to the protein MMDERQAVAAFAALGQEHRLRIVRQLVTAGPDGMAAGSLAEAVGVSGTNLSFHLKELSHSGLVTSRREGRSIIYSAAYPDLSELLQFLMRDCCQGRPEVCAPAVAALSTCCTEIA
- a CDS encoding alkene reductase, giving the protein MPSLSDPIRIGAIDAKNRVFMAPLTRGRATAGHVPTPIMVEYYRQRASAGLILTEATGISQEGLGWPFAPGIWSDEQVEAWKPIVQAVHEAGGRIVCQLWHMGRIVHPDFLGGQKPISASATTAPDAAHTYEGKKPYAEARALPIDEIPRLRADYDRAARNAIRAGFDGVQIHAANGYLIDQFLRDGANLRTDAYGGSIENRIRLLREVTQTVADAVGKDRTGVRLSPNGAIQGVDDSNPDALFGAAAAALSEIGIAFLELREPGPNGTFGTANHAPVAPTMKAAFKGPLILNSDYDGARAQQALDAGEAEAIAFGRPFIANPDLPARLAQGAPLNKDEQKTWYSQGPEGYVDYPTLDTAKAA
- a CDS encoding PAS domain S-box protein — its product is MPSTTSCSTATTEWTEAERLAELRSLDFDTPGLQRSYDDLTRVAALVCAAPIALVSLVEDERQWFKARVGFDVSETPRQVSICAHAIEADAILVIGDLTLDPRTCDNPLVTGERRLRFYAGAVIRAPSGIPLGTLCVLDPVARPDGLTPVQAETLEALARQVSTLIELTRTRSAVDAREADLAASERRFQVMTGAMPQMVWTTRADGYHDFYNDRWYEFTGMPYGSTDGEAWNGMFHPDDQERAWARWRHSLATGDPYEVEYRLRHHSGSYRWTLGRAMPLHDPQGRIERWFGTCTDIEDLKRAESEARKLAAIVEQSQDFIGMTDGQGFVQHINEAGRRLVGLADPTAIAGTHVLDYFMPESQAIVSGTVLPAVERRGWWEGELAFRHFGTGEGIAVLYNIFPVRDEAGTFVGYATVTRDLRERKRAEEARDLLIKELSHRIKNIFAVVGGIAGLSARTDPAARPFVSAFRERLAALAQAHEYVRPHSPASAPAVKGQTLFGLMRLIMAAYAQDGRERIVIAGDDVDVGERAATALALIMHEQATNAMKYGGLSTQGGSVSLTGRREGAAYTLTWAERGGPTVTAPPTRQGFGTVLAQRSVAGQLDGTLEQDWAPDGLVMRLVVPVDNLAS
- the arsC gene encoding arsenate reductase (glutaredoxin) (This arsenate reductase requires both glutathione and glutaredoxin to convert arsenate to arsenite, after which the efflux transporter formed by ArsA and ArsB can extrude the arsenite from the cell, providing resistance.) gives rise to the protein MDVVIYHNPDCGTSRNTLALIRNAGLEPHVVEYLKTPPNRILLRQLADRAGVTVRDLLREKGTPYAELGLADESLTDDRILDAIAEHPILLNRPLVVSPKGIALCRPSEKVLDLLPAQQGEFVKEDGERVVDAHGRRVATA